A single genomic interval of Gammaproteobacteria bacterium harbors:
- a CDS encoding TonB-dependent receptor, with the protein MSFLIAIAQIPGALADPAATSELEEVEVRGTRLEAPRAVGAYTVDGASLARMRASSSDTAKMLQNIPGVHAYGAGGVSSLPTVHGLADDRLRIKVDGMDLIASCPNHMNPALSYLDPAQVGTLRVYAGIAPVSVGGDSIGATIVADTAAPLFAAPGEGNLLQGEVGAFYRSNGNVRSGNLAATWASENVSVSYGGATSKADNYEAGDAFKTTYETGRPGHTLDLDEVGSTAWETRNHNLSVALRNEDHLLQLSLGYQDMPYQLYPNQRMDLLDNDQRRLNLRYIGEFDGFTLEARAYREKVEHFMDFGPDKRFWYGTRSGMGTPCSPIGFFNDPTGTCAGGMPMHTESETTGASVRTDITLSPNDLLRVGAEYQGYDLDDWWPASGGGMGPGTFWNIHDGERDRSALFGEWESHHGSRWMSSLGLRYERVAADAGDVQGYSTVPSAPGGQYLESTAFNARDHDRDDNNWDASALARYNVSTTLDLEFGYAHKVRSPNLYERYPWSSWAMAATMNNFVGDGNGYIGNLDLDPEQADTFSAALDWHSGDGSRQLRMTPFYTRVDDYIDAVARPGFVTERFNVLGYENQSARLYGIDVSARMTIAQTGAGELGIEAIVNYTDGENRDSGDDLYNIMPLNARLALTQRLGGWDNSIEVLIVDGKDDVSDVRNEIPTASYELLNLNASYSWSRLRVDLAIENVFDEFYSMPLGGAYTGQGMTMSMNGIPWGIAVPGMGRSLNAGITLKF; encoded by the coding sequence ATGAGCTTTCTGATCGCGATCGCGCAGATTCCGGGCGCGCTGGCCGATCCTGCGGCCACGAGCGAGCTCGAGGAAGTCGAAGTGCGCGGCACCCGGCTCGAGGCACCACGGGCGGTCGGGGCCTACACCGTCGATGGCGCGAGTCTCGCGCGCATGCGCGCATCCTCCAGCGACACCGCGAAGATGCTGCAGAACATCCCTGGCGTGCACGCCTACGGCGCCGGCGGTGTGTCCAGCCTGCCGACGGTGCACGGTCTCGCCGACGACCGGCTGCGGATCAAGGTCGACGGCATGGACCTGATCGCCTCGTGCCCGAACCACATGAACCCGGCCCTGTCCTACCTCGACCCGGCACAGGTCGGCACGCTGCGGGTCTACGCCGGCATCGCGCCGGTCAGCGTCGGCGGCGACAGCATCGGCGCGACGATCGTGGCCGATACCGCGGCGCCGCTGTTCGCCGCGCCCGGCGAGGGCAATCTGCTGCAGGGCGAGGTCGGCGCGTTCTACCGCAGCAACGGCAATGTCAGATCGGGCAACCTCGCCGCGACCTGGGCCAGCGAGAACGTCTCGGTGTCTTACGGCGGCGCGACCTCGAAGGCGGACAACTACGAGGCAGGCGACGCATTCAAGACCACCTACGAGACCGGCCGCCCCGGCCATACGCTCGATCTCGACGAGGTCGGCTCCACCGCCTGGGAAACGCGCAACCACAACCTGAGCGTTGCGCTGCGCAACGAGGATCATTTGCTGCAGCTGAGCCTCGGCTACCAGGACATGCCCTACCAACTCTACCCGAACCAACGCATGGATCTGCTCGACAACGATCAGCGGCGCCTCAACCTGCGCTATATCGGCGAGTTCGACGGCTTCACGCTGGAGGCGCGCGCGTATCGCGAGAAGGTCGAGCACTTCATGGATTTCGGCCCCGACAAGCGCTTCTGGTACGGCACCAGATCGGGCATGGGAACGCCGTGTTCGCCGATCGGCTTCTTCAACGACCCCACCGGAACCTGCGCCGGCGGGATGCCGATGCACACCGAGAGCGAGACCACCGGCGCCTCGGTGCGCACCGACATCACCCTCTCGCCCAATGATCTGCTGCGCGTCGGCGCCGAGTACCAGGGCTACGATCTCGACGACTGGTGGCCGGCCTCCGGCGGCGGCATGGGTCCGGGAACATTCTGGAACATCCATGACGGCGAGCGCGATCGCAGCGCGCTGTTCGGCGAATGGGAGTCACATCACGGCAGCCGCTGGATGAGCTCTCTCGGGCTGCGTTACGAGCGCGTCGCGGCGGACGCGGGCGATGTCCAGGGTTACAGCACCGTGCCGAGCGCGCCCGGGGGCCAGTACCTCGAGAGCACCGCGTTCAATGCCCGCGACCATGATCGCGACGACAACAACTGGGATGCCTCCGCGCTCGCACGCTACAACGTATCCACGACGCTCGATCTCGAGTTCGGTTATGCGCACAAGGTGCGCTCGCCGAACCTCTACGAGCGCTATCCGTGGTCGAGCTGGGCGATGGCGGCGACGATGAACAACTTCGTCGGTGACGGCAACGGCTACATCGGCAACCTCGACCTCGATCCCGAGCAGGCAGACACCTTCTCCGCAGCGCTCGACTGGCACTCCGGCGACGGGTCGCGGCAACTGCGGATGACGCCGTTCTACACCCGCGTGGATGACTACATCGACGCGGTTGCACGACCCGGATTCGTCACCGAGCGCTTCAACGTGCTCGGCTACGAGAACCAGTCGGCGCGCCTCTACGGCATCGACGTCTCCGCACGGATGACGATCGCGCAAACCGGCGCCGGTGAGCTCGGCATCGAGGCGATCGTGAACTACACCGACGGCGAGAACCGCGACAGCGGCGACGATCTCTACAACATCATGCCGCTCAACGCCAGGCTGGCGCTGACCCAGCGCCTCGGCGGCTGGGACAACTCGATCGAGGTACTGATCGTCGACGGCAAGGACGATGTCTCCGATGTGCGCAACGAGATCCCGACCGCGAGCTACGAGCTGCTGAACCTGAACGCCAGCTACTCATGGTCGCGGCTGCGCGTGGACCTTGCGATCGAGAACGTGTTCGACGAGTTCTACTCGATGCCGCTCGGTGGCGCCTATACCGGCCAGGGCATGACGATGAGCATGAACGGCATCCCGTGGGGAATCGCGGTTCCCGGAATGGGCCGCTCGCTCAACGCCGGCATCACCCTGAAGTTCTAG
- a CDS encoding response regulator transcription factor, producing MNAEQAALERPSLLLVDDDEIFGSVLALAFERRGYNVRVALDSGQGIALAREDPPEFAVIDLRMPGASGLELVRALKELDENTRIVMLTGYASIATAVEAIKLGAVHYLAKPADADEIQAAFHRDQGDAGVDIPERPLSVNRLEWEHIQKVLQECEGNISETARRLNMHRRTLQRKLQKRPLRS from the coding sequence ATGAACGCTGAGCAAGCCGCGCTCGAGCGCCCGAGCCTGTTGCTGGTCGATGACGACGAGATCTTCGGCTCGGTGCTGGCGCTCGCCTTCGAGCGCCGCGGCTACAACGTGCGCGTCGCCCTCGACAGCGGGCAGGGAATCGCCCTGGCGCGCGAGGATCCGCCCGAGTTCGCGGTCATCGACCTGCGCATGCCGGGCGCCTCGGGGCTGGAACTGGTGCGCGCGCTGAAGGAGCTCGACGAGAACACCCGCATCGTGATGCTGACCGGCTATGCCTCGATCGCCACCGCGGTCGAGGCGATCAAGCTCGGCGCGGTGCACTACCTCGCCAAGCCGGCCGATGCCGACGAGATCCAGGCCGCGTTCCACCGCGACCAGGGCGATGCCGGCGTCGACATTCCCGAGCGCCCGCTGTCGGTGAACCGCCTCGAGTGGGAACATATCCAGAAGGTGCTGCAGGAGTGCGAGGGCAATATCTCCGAGACCGCGCGCCGCCTGAACATGCACCGCCGCACCCTGCAGCGCAAACTGCAGAAACGCCCGCTGCGCAGCTGA
- a CDS encoding HAMP domain-containing histidine kinase, producing MPPSSNAINLRRLNGARMIVLGAEMLMAWLVLTRLKLMLPLRPLLMLFAAVAVLALLTALRLRLQRAVADGELFLHLTLEVLALTVLLYLTGGASNPFAPFYLLSLTLTAISLPGSYAWAMVALTMSCYALLSYFHLPLPAVHSGHGGGAVGLGLHELGMWFGFAFSALLIAGFGVRMGRSVRDRDHMIAALHEQQLQQDHVLALGTLAAGAAHELATPLSTLAVVLKDVEPGEALGAQRLELLRGQVARCKEILGSLAASAGGWRAESGSARDLEHWLRELLERWRGGRPEVQLEAVLEGTRPAPRLVIEQTLEHALLNVLNNAADASPQAVTVTAHWSADELAIEVCDRGSGVAPELEGRIGTAGVSTKHEGMGLGLFLSLHTLARFDGEARLIERQGGGTCCRVRLPLAALRIVDER from the coding sequence ATGCCCCCATCGAGCAACGCAATCAACCTCCGGCGCCTGAACGGCGCGCGGATGATCGTGCTCGGCGCGGAAATGCTGATGGCCTGGCTCGTACTGACACGGCTGAAGCTCATGCTGCCGCTGCGGCCGCTGCTCATGCTGTTCGCCGCGGTTGCAGTGCTGGCCCTGCTCACAGCGCTGCGCCTGCGCCTCCAGCGCGCCGTCGCCGATGGCGAATTGTTCCTGCACCTGACGCTGGAAGTGCTCGCGCTGACCGTACTGCTGTATCTCACCGGCGGGGCCAGCAACCCCTTCGCCCCGTTCTACCTCCTGTCGCTGACGCTCACCGCGATATCGCTGCCGGGCTCCTACGCTTGGGCGATGGTGGCGCTGACGATGAGCTGCTACGCCCTGCTCAGCTATTTTCACCTGCCCCTGCCGGCGGTGCATTCCGGACACGGCGGGGGCGCGGTCGGGCTTGGCCTGCACGAGCTCGGCATGTGGTTCGGCTTCGCATTCAGCGCCCTGCTGATCGCCGGCTTTGGGGTGCGGATGGGACGTTCGGTGCGCGATCGCGACCACATGATCGCCGCACTGCACGAACAGCAACTGCAGCAAGACCACGTACTGGCGCTGGGAACGCTGGCCGCGGGTGCCGCGCACGAACTCGCGACACCGCTGTCGACGCTGGCCGTGGTGCTGAAGGACGTCGAGCCCGGCGAAGCGCTGGGCGCACAGCGCCTCGAACTGCTGCGCGGACAGGTCGCGCGCTGCAAGGAAATCCTCGGCTCGCTGGCCGCGAGTGCCGGCGGCTGGCGCGCCGAATCGGGCAGCGCGCGCGATCTCGAGCACTGGCTGCGCGAACTGCTGGAGCGCTGGCGCGGCGGGCGCCCCGAGGTGCAGCTCGAAGCGGTTCTCGAAGGCACACGGCCGGCACCGCGGCTGGTGATCGAACAGACCCTCGAGCATGCCCTGCTGAACGTACTCAACAATGCCGCCGACGCCTCGCCGCAGGCGGTGACGGTGACCGCGCACTGGAGCGCCGACGAACTCGCCATCGAAGTCTGCGATCGCGGCAGCGGCGTGGCGCCCGAACTCGAGGGCCGCATCGGCACCGCGGGGGTGAGCACCAAGCACGAGGGCATGGGGCTCGGGCTGTTCCTGAGCCTGCACACACTCGCGCGCTTCGACGGCGAGGCCCGGCTGATCGAGCGCCAGGGTGGCGGCACCTGCTGCCGGGTGCGGCTGCCACTCGCCGCGCTGCGGATCGTCGATGAACGCTGA
- a CDS encoding cation transporter, which translates to MSGCCNDSCAVDALGERQRGTLRIVLGVNAMMFLVIAVAALHGKSTALLADSLDNLGDALTYGLSLYAVSRGAAVKAKVALFKGGLIFLAACVVAAQVAYKGFVPSVPIFEIMGAFSLLGLVANALCLYLLWRHRHDDVNMSSVWECSRNDIATNLSVFVAAGAVWITGSGWPDILVALGLVWLLIRSSIRVISSATAELRAVS; encoded by the coding sequence ATGAGTGGTTGCTGTAATGACAGTTGCGCTGTTGACGCCCTTGGCGAGAGACAGCGGGGAACGCTGAGAATTGTGCTCGGCGTCAATGCCATGATGTTTCTGGTTATTGCGGTGGCCGCGCTTCATGGAAAGTCAACGGCACTGCTCGCGGACAGCCTTGATAACCTTGGAGATGCTTTGACATATGGTCTTAGCCTGTACGCTGTTTCCAGGGGAGCCGCCGTAAAGGCCAAGGTCGCGCTGTTTAAAGGCGGCTTGATTTTCTTGGCAGCATGTGTCGTGGCTGCCCAGGTTGCCTACAAGGGTTTCGTTCCAAGCGTCCCCATCTTCGAGATCATGGGCGCGTTCAGTCTTCTCGGTCTCGTCGCAAACGCACTCTGTCTTTACCTGCTTTGGCGGCATCGGCACGACGATGTAAACATGAGTTCGGTGTGGGAGTGTTCACGAAACGATATCGCAACAAATCTCTCGGTTTTTGTCGCGGCTGGAGCGGTTTGGATCACCGGTTCGGGTTGGCCCGATATTTTGGTTGCACTAGGTCTCGTATGGTTGTTGATACGTTCTTCGATTCGAGTCATTTCATCAGCCACGGCAGAGCTTCGTGCAGTAAGCTGA
- a CDS encoding PEP-CTERM sorting domain-containing protein, producing the protein MLALFRVSLTSWNRREDTQMFNYLKHTVAVALTMASAAVMASHIDLTDPASLGAVSVSAFGGNVTSNTSASERSGCVAAGAGLACLGDGVGIGDDEVTFGREVLTVDLGKAYRVNSVEFLDVFNNANEGGKSEHAQFSIDGGSIFDAFRGAADGSGDSIGGYLMFSLSQPVVGQTLRFFTTSNARSDFSVARISVSEVPLPGTLGLLGLGLVGLGAVRKKHA; encoded by the coding sequence ATGCTTGCTTTGTTTAGGGTGAGTTTGACGTCATGGAACCGAAGGGAAGATACGCAGATGTTCAACTACCTCAAGCACACCGTCGCAGTCGCTTTGACTATGGCCAGCGCTGCGGTAATGGCCAGCCACATTGACCTGACCGACCCGGCATCGCTTGGTGCAGTCAGCGTGTCGGCGTTTGGTGGCAACGTCACCAGCAATACCAGTGCCAGCGAGCGCAGCGGTTGCGTTGCGGCGGGTGCGGGTCTTGCGTGCCTTGGTGACGGCGTTGGCATCGGCGATGACGAAGTGACCTTCGGACGGGAAGTCCTGACGGTCGATCTCGGCAAGGCCTATCGCGTCAACAGCGTCGAGTTTCTCGATGTCTTCAACAACGCGAACGAGGGTGGCAAGTCGGAGCATGCGCAGTTCAGCATCGATGGGGGTTCGATCTTCGATGCGTTCCGCGGCGCGGCTGATGGCAGTGGCGACAGCATCGGTGGTTACCTGATGTTCAGTCTCTCCCAGCCGGTTGTCGGGCAGACGCTGCGCTTCTTCACCACGAGCAATGCCCGGAGCGATTTCTCGGTCGCACGCATCAGCGTGTCCGAAGTACCGCTTCCCGGCACCCTCGGATTGCTCGGTCTGGGCCTGGTTGGTCTCGGCGCGGTTCGCAAGAAGCACGCCTGA
- a CDS encoding PilZ domain-containing protein → MALPPTDRRFAPRFAVAIEARLLRADGKGFAATVCNISHSGLLACVAAADVAALLPNVARELRHLPVGLQVGFMAGAARIHVECGIAHLRRISATGCEIGLEFREFRDDGAARLEEFCLQLGAAFAHPEADP, encoded by the coding sequence GTGGCGCTGCCCCCGACCGATCGCCGCTTCGCTCCGCGTTTCGCTGTTGCGATCGAGGCGCGGCTGCTGCGCGCCGATGGCAAGGGCTTCGCGGCAACGGTATGCAATATCTCGCACTCCGGCCTGCTGGCGTGCGTAGCGGCCGCCGATGTCGCCGCGCTGCTGCCAAACGTCGCCCGCGAGCTGCGCCATCTGCCGGTCGGGTTGCAGGTGGGATTCATGGCGGGCGCGGCCCGGATTCACGTCGAATGCGGCATCGCGCACCTGCGGCGCATATCCGCAACGGGCTGCGAGATCGGGCTCGAGTTCCGCGAGTTCCGCGATGACGGCGCCGCGCGGCTCGAGGAATTCTGCCTCCAGCTCGGCGCCGCGTTTGCGCACCCCGAAGCCGATCCCTAG
- a CDS encoding glutathione S-transferase family protein — protein sequence MKLYQSIGPNPRVVNMFIAEKGVHIVREEIDIMKGANRQAEYLRVNPGGQSPALVLDSGQVISEVTAICEYLEELHPEPVLIGSDAAQRALTRMWTRRIDLNITEPMTNGFRFAEGLPMFRDRMHCIPHAAADLKEIAQRGLRWLDAQIGNAPFITGERFSLADILLFCFVDFGASVGQPLDPNNRNIMRWYDSVKARPSAAASVHRA from the coding sequence ATGAAACTCTACCAGTCCATTGGCCCCAACCCCCGCGTCGTCAACATGTTCATCGCCGAAAAGGGCGTGCATATCGTGCGCGAGGAAATCGACATCATGAAGGGCGCCAATCGCCAGGCCGAATACCTGCGGGTCAACCCGGGTGGACAGTCGCCGGCACTGGTGCTGGATTCGGGGCAGGTGATCAGCGAGGTCACCGCGATCTGCGAATACCTCGAGGAGCTTCACCCCGAGCCGGTGCTGATCGGCTCCGACGCCGCGCAGCGCGCCCTCACCCGCATGTGGACCCGGCGCATCGACCTCAATATCACCGAACCGATGACCAACGGCTTTCGCTTTGCCGAAGGCCTGCCGATGTTCAGGGACCGCATGCATTGCATTCCGCACGCAGCGGCGGACCTGAAGGAAATCGCCCAGCGCGGGCTGCGCTGGCTGGACGCCCAGATTGGCAACGCGCCATTCATTACCGGCGAGCGATTCTCGCTGGCCGATATCCTGTTGTTCTGCTTCGTGGATTTTGGCGCCAGTGTCGGCCAGCCGCTCGACCCGAACAATCGCAACATCATGCGCTGGTACGACAGCGTCAAGGCGCGTCCGTCCGCGGCGGCAAGCGTGCACCGCGCCTAG
- the arsS gene encoding arsenosugar biosynthesis radical SAM protein ArsS (Some members of this family are selenoproteins.), whose protein sequence is MQDTRPLLLASAFPAIERLAVDTLQLNLGYRCNQSCTHCHVNAGPTRTETMELEQIERALAAGRRHGIKTVDVTGGAPERHPRFRHLVRAARASGIAVIDRSNLTVLQEPGQEDLAEFLAAERVAVTASLPCYLETNVDSQRGHGVYARSVAGLRRLNELGYGKGGELVLNLVYNPLGPVLPPPQQVLEQDYKRELLARFGIVFDRLLTLTNLPVSRFGAVLLAQNQFHDYIALLKHNYVEHNLAEVMCRRLLSVDWRGFVYDCDFNQMLDLPLLATDRRLHLRDLLDELPLGASITTGEHCFACTAGQGSSCSGALAA, encoded by the coding sequence ATGCAGGATACCCGCCCGCTGCTGCTCGCTTCCGCGTTTCCGGCCATCGAACGGCTCGCGGTCGACACGCTGCAGTTGAACCTCGGCTATCGCTGCAACCAGAGCTGCACCCATTGCCACGTCAATGCCGGGCCCACGCGCACCGAGACGATGGAGCTCGAACAGATCGAGCGGGCGCTCGCGGCGGGGCGCCGGCACGGCATAAAGACGGTCGATGTCACCGGCGGGGCGCCCGAGCGACACCCGCGTTTCCGCCACTTGGTGCGCGCGGCACGCGCCAGCGGGATCGCGGTGATCGATCGCAGCAACCTGACGGTCCTGCAGGAGCCGGGGCAGGAAGACCTCGCGGAATTTCTCGCCGCCGAGCGGGTCGCGGTGACGGCCTCGTTGCCCTGTTATCTCGAGACCAATGTCGATTCCCAGCGCGGGCACGGCGTTTACGCGCGCAGCGTCGCGGGTTTGCGCCGTCTCAACGAGCTCGGCTACGGCAAGGGTGGAGAGCTGGTGCTGAACCTGGTCTACAACCCGCTCGGGCCGGTGCTGCCGCCGCCGCAGCAGGTGCTGGAGCAGGATTACAAGCGCGAGCTGCTGGCGCGCTTCGGCATTGTGTTCGATCGCCTGCTGACGCTGACCAACCTGCCGGTCAGCCGCTTCGGCGCGGTGCTGCTGGCGCAGAACCAGTTTCACGATTACATCGCGCTGCTCAAGCATAATTATGTCGAGCACAACCTCGCGGAGGTGATGTGCCGGCGCCTGCTCAGCGTGGACTGGCGCGGTTTCGTGTACGACTGCGATTTCAACCAGATGCTCGACCTGCCGCTGCTCGCCACTGACCGGCGCCTGCATCTGCGCGACCTGCTCGACGAATTGCCGCTCGGCGCGTCGATTACCACCGGCGAGCATTGTTTCGCTTGCACGGCGGGGCAGGGCAGCAGTTGCTCGGGGGCCCTGGCGGCCTGA
- a CDS encoding TIGR04283 family arsenosugar biosynthesis glycosyltransferase, whose product MRLGIVIPARDEAETLPLLLADLQCLRAPDVEIIVVDGGSRDATLARAEGLADQLLTSEAGRARQLAAGAACTHAATLVFLHADTRVSPAAARAIAALGASDGGWGFFRVRLCGHSWLLPVVACCMWWRSRISGIATGDQGLFVSRELFAAVGGYPAQPLMEDIEICRRLGAVMPGRAIDIELQGSGRRWDRDGALRTIVLMWWLRLRYFLGASPAALHRRYYRT is encoded by the coding sequence ATGCGCCTCGGCATCGTGATCCCCGCGCGCGACGAGGCCGAGACCTTGCCGCTGCTGCTCGCCGACCTGCAGTGCCTGCGCGCGCCCGATGTCGAGATCATCGTGGTCGATGGCGGCAGCCGCGATGCAACGCTCGCCCGGGCCGAGGGTCTTGCCGACCAGCTGCTGACGAGCGAAGCAGGGCGTGCGCGCCAGCTCGCTGCCGGAGCCGCCTGTACGCACGCCGCAACGCTGGTTTTTCTGCATGCCGACACCCGGGTATCGCCCGCCGCGGCGCGCGCGATCGCGGCGCTCGGCGCTAGCGACGGAGGCTGGGGCTTTTTCCGCGTGCGCCTGTGCGGGCATTCGTGGCTGCTGCCGGTGGTGGCGTGCTGCATGTGGTGGCGTTCGCGTATCAGCGGCATCGCCACCGGCGACCAGGGGCTGTTCGTGAGCCGCGAATTGTTCGCTGCGGTGGGTGGCTACCCCGCGCAACCGCTGATGGAGGATATCGAGATCTGCCGGCGTCTCGGTGCCGTGATGCCGGGGCGGGCAATCGATATCGAGTTGCAGGGTTCCGGGCGGCGCTGGGATCGCGATGGCGCCTTGCGCACCATCGTGCTGATGTGGTGGCTGCGGTTGCGCTATTTTCTCGGTGCCAGCCCCGCCGCGCTGCACCGCCGTTACTACCGGACCTGA
- a CDS encoding TIGR04282 family arsenosugar biosynthesis glycosyltransferase, protein MQQGCFLQFAKAPRVGAVKTRLQPVLTPSRAAAVARTLSARVASALDAAPCGWDVCLVADEPEDPFLRELAARHGRVVHEQGPGDLGQRMQRALAHALRDYPAAILIGSDCPGYDPAYLLEATRILARTDAVLGPARDGGYVLIGFSRMHEAVFEGPRWGSDNVLAVQRTRLQALGLGWEELPSRADIDRPEDLWQLGEDFARRW, encoded by the coding sequence ATGCAGCAAGGCTGTTTTCTGCAGTTTGCCAAGGCGCCGCGCGTGGGGGCGGTCAAGACCCGTCTGCAACCGGTCCTGACGCCGTCACGCGCGGCTGCGGTGGCCCGTACATTGAGCGCGCGCGTTGCTTCGGCGCTGGATGCGGCGCCGTGCGGCTGGGATGTCTGTCTCGTTGCCGATGAGCCCGAAGATCCGTTCCTGCGCGAGCTCGCGGCGCGCCATGGCCGCGTTGTCCATGAGCAGGGCCCGGGCGATCTGGGGCAGCGCATGCAGCGGGCGCTGGCGCATGCGTTGCGCGACTACCCGGCAGCGATCCTGATCGGTAGCGATTGCCCCGGCTACGACCCTGCTTACCTGCTGGAGGCCACGCGAATCCTCGCGCGCACGGATGCGGTGCTGGGACCGGCGCGCGACGGCGGTTATGTGCTGATCGGGTTCAGCCGCATGCACGAGGCGGTGTTCGAGGGTCCGCGCTGGGGCAGCGACAACGTGCTCGCAGTGCAGCGCACACGGCTGCAGGCGCTCGGACTCGGCTGGGAAGAACTGCCGTCGCGCGCCGATATCGATCGGCCCGAGGACCTTTGGCAGCTCGGTGAGGATTTCGCTAGGCGCTGGTGA
- a CDS encoding flagellar protein FlgN, producing MPADAELAARAIIESDRHGVEQLRELLLEERAALSARDAAQLEITVQQKLLCLQALDANEAQRRQLLARQHANDWPELLRGMDAALAKDWSMLLERLHEVAQLGEINERIVNRSSRTTSRMLALLRGQIAPVGVYDRSGRTHACGDNRPITSA from the coding sequence ATGCCAGCCGATGCTGAACTGGCCGCGCGTGCCATTATCGAATCCGACCGCCACGGCGTGGAACAACTCCGCGAGCTGCTGCTCGAGGAGCGTGCCGCGCTGAGCGCGCGCGATGCCGCACAGCTCGAAATCACCGTGCAACAGAAACTGCTCTGCCTGCAGGCGCTCGATGCCAACGAGGCGCAGCGCCGGCAGTTGCTCGCGCGCCAGCACGCCAATGACTGGCCCGAGTTGCTGCGCGGCATGGACGCGGCGCTGGCCAAGGACTGGAGCATGTTGCTGGAGCGGCTGCACGAAGTCGCACAACTCGGGGAAATCAACGAGCGCATCGTCAACCGCAGCAGCCGCACTACCAGCCGCATGTTGGCGCTGTTGCGCGGCCAGATCGCCCCGGTCGGAGTCTACGACCGCAGCGGGCGTACCCACGCCTGCGGCGACAACCGCCCGATCACCAGCGCCTAG
- the flgM gene encoding flagellar biosynthesis anti-sigma factor FlgM produces MVSDIKGLNSRETTAARQGEAGAVRADQRARNTARTGDVARDDTVELSGLAEFIRTTASKLAAQPAVDENRVRDIRNAIASGEYQIDSQRVARKLIEADNL; encoded by the coding sequence ATGGTTTCAGATATCAAGGGTTTGAATTCGCGCGAGACCACCGCTGCCCGGCAGGGCGAGGCCGGTGCGGTTCGTGCCGATCAGCGCGCCCGCAACACCGCCCGGACCGGCGATGTGGCACGCGATGACACGGTGGAACTGAGCGGTCTGGCCGAATTCATCCGTACCACGGCCAGCAAGCTGGCCGCGCAACCGGCAGTCGACGAGAACCGGGTGCGCGATATCCGCAATGCCATTGCCAGCGGGGAGTACCAGATCGACTCCCAGCGTGTCGCCCGGAAGCTGATCGAAGCGGACAACCTGTAA
- the flgA gene encoding flagellar basal body P-ring formation protein FlgA, with product MLARPPAILMLGLALLLVVSSGASRGAESSIGPTAIVDLVEQRVLRQLEEAPMAQDALRLEVVAGALDSRLRMTACDHPILVEADLGREQSRVNAKVSCAAPTPWSIYVPVELRIYRNVVVAARALQRGDSLTADDLKIEARDVLAPGSPALTRLDDAIGKNLRRPLAENTVLTASVVEFPILIRRGDRSSISSHNGGIAVRANAEALDNGRYGERIRARNLQSEKVIEVTVTGPGEGET from the coding sequence ATGCTCGCCAGACCCCCTGCCATCCTGATGCTTGGCCTCGCGCTGTTGCTCGTGGTCTCGAGCGGCGCATCGCGGGGTGCCGAAAGCAGCATCGGGCCGACCGCGATCGTGGACCTGGTCGAACAGCGTGTGCTAAGACAACTCGAAGAGGCACCGATGGCCCAGGACGCGTTGCGCCTGGAAGTGGTCGCGGGCGCACTCGACTCGCGCCTGCGGATGACGGCCTGCGATCACCCGATCCTGGTCGAGGCCGATCTTGGCCGCGAGCAGAGCCGGGTCAATGCCAAGGTCAGCTGCGCCGCCCCGACCCCGTGGTCGATCTATGTACCGGTGGAACTGCGCATCTACCGCAACGTGGTGGTGGCGGCGCGCGCCCTGCAGCGCGGCGACTCGCTCACGGCCGATGACCTGAAGATCGAAGCCCGTGACGTGCTGGCGCCGGGCTCTCCCGCGCTGACCCGACTCGACGATGCCATCGGCAAGAACCTGCGCCGACCGCTCGCGGAAAATACCGTACTCACCGCGAGCGTGGTCGAGTTCCCGATACTGATACGGCGCGGCGACCGCAGCAGCATCAGCTCGCACAACGGCGGCATTGCGGTGCGCGCCAATGCCGAGGCCCTCGACAACGGCCGCTACGGCGAGCGCATCCGGGCACGAAACCTGCAATCCGAAAAGGTCATCGAGGTCACGGTGACCGGGCCCGGCGAGGGTGAAACATAG